A genomic stretch from Schistosoma haematobium chromosome 4, whole genome shotgun sequence includes:
- the PDCD2L gene encoding programmed cell death protein (EggNog:ENOG4112SYM~COG:S) — MALVGYINSQTPGHILNYSESFFGGNLITFPNVKPPPVDKIQCMVCRKTMDFIMQLYCPIGDSKYHRTLYIFVCINGPCQSSGNNWKVLRSQYFIKFDQNSQSKPCTNWCAEYENDSSDGESWGQDADKSSEIQRKVENLNEQSSLTGRFQCYSIDIYEDTTIATTSSSSHTAEPEIDIINHDDDDIEVKSNSPSIKHFLSKWSEKVLIDKEFVEEDDNTGPEAFSDELLSYIANRGEYGCEDIRYCWSGQPIFNGLPPSDIANYSTCHRCGSERVFELQLFSTINNSLRLSTLLNEDYDGVNVSWLLNIVTVLIFTCRDSCWSQTADDWVEECVIVQTDKNVTKIICPS, encoded by the exons ATGGCACTGGTGGGTTATATTAACTCTCAAACCCCTGGACATATTTTAAACTATTCTGAAAGCTTTTTTGGAGGAAATCTCATCACCTTCCCAAATGTGAAACCACCACCTGTAGACAAAATACAATGTATGGTTTGCCGTAAAACTATGGACTTTATTATGCAGTTATATTGTCCGATTGGCGATTCAAAATATCACAGAACACTTTATATTTTTGTATGCATAAATGGTCCTTGTCAATCCAgtggaaacaactggaaggTCTTGCGTTCACAATACTTTATAAAATTCGATCAGAATTCTCAGTCGAAACCATGCACAAATTGGTGTGCTGAATATGAAAATGATAGTTCTGATGGAGAAAGTTGGGGTCAAGATGCTGATAAAAGTTCGGAA ATTCAACGTAAAGTTGAAAATTTAAATGAACAATCATCTCTTACTGGTCGCTTTCAATGTTATTCAATTGATATCTACGAAGATACTACTATTGCTAccactagtagtagtagtcatacTGCAGAACCTGAAATAGACATAATCAACCATGATGATGACGATATTGAAGTCAAATCCAATTCACCATCAATTAAACACTTCCTATCAAAATGGTCAGAAAAAGTCCTAATCGATAAAGAGTTTGTTGAAGAAGACGATAATACTGGCCCTGAAGCTTTTAGCGATGAATTATTATCTTACATTGCCAACAGAGGAGAGTATGGATGTGAAGATATTCGTTATTGTTGGTCTGGCCAACCTATTTTCAATGGCCTTCCTCCAAGTGATATAGCAAACTATTCAACATGTCATCGATGCGGTTCAGAACGAGTATTTGAACTACAACTTTTCTCTACAATAAATAATTCTCTTCGATTATCTACATTATTAAACGAAGACTACGACGGAGTAAATGTTAGTTGGTTATTAAATATTGTCACAGTATTAATATTTACTTGTCGAGATTCATGTTGGTCACAAACAGCAGATGATTGGGTAGAAGAATGTGTTATAGTTCAAACAGATAAAAATGTAACTAAAATAATCTGTccgtcataa